Proteins from a genomic interval of Stenotrophomonas maltophilia:
- a CDS encoding PadR family transcriptional regulator encodes MSRTASPRARSTHPEVPRRNGQPRVLSRGDLRLLVLALIGEQPRHGYELMQLISNQFMQAYTPSAGTMYPLLASFEQAGWIEAEEVDGKRIFRITAAGEFELKVQRTQVRLAQRRAFDRAREITKASLPPPLAGALREFKRALVHHHGRWAEGEAEEVAALLTRASALLNGTAGSESPPISTTQPD; translated from the coding sequence ATGAGCCGTACCGCTTCTCCCAGAGCCCGTTCCACCCATCCGGAAGTGCCGCGCCGCAACGGCCAGCCGCGCGTGCTCAGCCGCGGCGACCTGCGCCTGCTGGTGCTGGCCCTGATCGGCGAGCAACCGCGCCATGGCTACGAGCTGATGCAGCTGATCAGCAACCAGTTCATGCAGGCCTACACGCCCAGCGCCGGCACCATGTACCCGCTGCTGGCCAGCTTCGAGCAGGCCGGCTGGATCGAGGCCGAGGAAGTGGACGGCAAGCGGATCTTCCGCATCACCGCCGCCGGCGAGTTCGAGCTGAAGGTGCAGCGCACCCAGGTGCGCCTGGCGCAGCGGCGTGCCTTCGACCGTGCCCGCGAGATCACCAAGGCCTCGCTGCCGCCGCCGCTGGCCGGTGCCCTGCGCGAGTTCAAGCGGGCGCTGGTGCATCACCACGGCCGCTGGGCCGAGGGCGAAGCAGAAGAAGTCGCGGCGCTGCTGACGCGGGCGTCTGCCCTGCTCAACGGTACGGCCGGTAGCGAGAGCCCACCCATTTCAACGACCCAGCCAGACTGA
- a CDS encoding anti-phage dCTP deaminase: MNAAIAPVGKNAPAASNALSKDASDEIRSRHSKELIIGLSGPVGCGLEHVKRVLRQQLELHGYEVVDIKVSAQFAELARRFGLPEPPDSFANEYERISAFQDLGNSLRSRVGGDLAAQLAVSMIAQDRTVKNPGLPVQEIKPGRVAYIIDQLKNPSEAILLREIYGNIFYLIGILTGYEKRKSYLSTLMGGANAEQLIERDRAESGSSGQQLEKTLKLADYFVRNDSDNTPELEAPIQRFVKLLHGTPGITPTLLERGMHAAYSASLRSACLSRQVGAAILDSDGILVSTGCNDVPKAGGGLYDESGNDQRCVFREGGICFNDKHKDRLRDEIEQLLITRGVAKTQASLLAREIRSGTRLKDLIEFSRAVHAEMDAIISAARRGGSAIQGCLLFTTTYPCHNCARHIVAAGISAVYFIEPYGKSLASELHDDAISHAPSPSPASASATGKVAFLHFEGVAPARFSSLFFSLDSRKDSTGKARFVRAEQSEKRAPELLDNYRELEAKINERLKRKVDEAESAFIPDGVA; the protein is encoded by the coding sequence ATGAACGCCGCGATCGCACCTGTGGGCAAGAATGCCCCAGCAGCCAGTAATGCGCTTTCTAAAGATGCGAGTGATGAGATTCGCTCCAGGCATTCCAAAGAACTAATAATCGGGCTGAGCGGCCCGGTTGGCTGTGGTCTAGAGCACGTAAAGCGCGTGCTAAGGCAGCAACTTGAGCTGCATGGATATGAGGTGGTTGACATCAAAGTGTCGGCCCAATTCGCGGAACTGGCGCGAAGATTCGGCTTGCCGGAACCACCTGATTCGTTTGCGAATGAGTACGAACGAATCAGTGCTTTCCAGGACTTAGGGAATTCGCTGAGGAGTCGCGTTGGTGGGGACCTGGCCGCGCAGCTTGCGGTAAGCATGATTGCCCAGGATCGAACGGTGAAGAATCCCGGATTGCCTGTTCAGGAGATCAAGCCAGGCAGAGTTGCCTATATAATCGATCAACTAAAGAATCCTAGCGAAGCCATACTGCTTCGGGAAATTTACGGAAATATCTTCTATCTAATTGGTATCCTCACCGGATATGAGAAGAGGAAGTCTTATCTATCCACTTTGATGGGGGGCGCGAATGCCGAACAGCTCATTGAACGGGATAGGGCTGAATCTGGAAGTTCTGGTCAGCAATTGGAAAAGACGCTTAAACTTGCTGACTATTTTGTCAGAAATGATAGCGACAATACTCCAGAGCTTGAGGCGCCAATACAGCGATTTGTAAAGCTTCTGCATGGAACACCAGGCATAACTCCAACACTTCTTGAGCGAGGAATGCACGCTGCGTACAGTGCATCGCTTCGCTCTGCCTGTTTGTCGAGGCAGGTTGGTGCTGCAATTCTGGATTCGGATGGGATCCTAGTCTCAACCGGTTGCAACGACGTTCCGAAGGCTGGTGGTGGCCTTTACGACGAAAGCGGGAATGATCAGCGTTGCGTGTTTCGAGAGGGCGGAATTTGCTTTAACGATAAGCACAAGGATCGCCTCAGAGATGAGATTGAACAGCTTCTGATTACTCGTGGAGTTGCGAAAACTCAGGCAAGTCTGCTGGCGCGGGAGATTCGATCGGGAACGCGACTTAAGGACCTTATTGAGTTCTCGCGCGCGGTTCACGCTGAGATGGACGCGATTATTTCGGCGGCAAGAAGAGGGGGCAGTGCTATTCAGGGGTGTCTGCTTTTCACAACGACCTACCCTTGCCACAATTGCGCTCGTCATATCGTGGCGGCAGGTATTAGCGCTGTGTACTTTATTGAGCCCTACGGTAAAAGTCTCGCTAGTGAACTGCATGATGACGCGATCAGTCACGCGCCTTCTCCATCCCCAGCGTCAGCGTCAGCGACTGGCAAGGTCGCCTTCTTGCACTTTGAAGGAGTCGCTCCTGCACGATTCTCGAGTCTTTTCTTTTCTTTGGACTCGAGGAAGGATTCAACTGGGAAGGCCAGGTTTGTTCGCGCAGAGCAATCTGAAAAGAGAGCGCCTGAACTTCTTGACAACTACAGAGAGCTTGAAGCGAAAATTAATGAAAGGCTCAAGAGAAAGGTGGATGAAGCAGAGAGCGCTTTCATTCCTGATGGTGTTGCCTAA
- a CDS encoding type II toxin-antitoxin system antitoxin SocA domain-containing protein gives MVVFGSPLIRQEFEAWQYGPVLQNLYREFKGFERKAIDGRCTQIDLNNGSRKIVEPVQELEVYNLIDSCVCFYGALRPGTLVEMSHDPAGPWHDSWNYEGEVNPGMRMANEKIHEYFMQVTRPF, from the coding sequence ATGGTGGTTTTTGGGTCGCCATTGATTAGGCAGGAATTTGAAGCGTGGCAATACGGGCCGGTGCTTCAAAATCTGTATAGGGAATTCAAAGGCTTTGAGCGAAAGGCGATTGATGGCCGGTGTACTCAAATTGACCTTAATAATGGTTCCAGAAAAATTGTAGAGCCTGTACAAGAATTGGAAGTATATAATCTCATTGATTCCTGTGTTTGTTTCTATGGAGCACTGAGGCCTGGGACGCTAGTTGAGATGAGCCATGATCCGGCAGGTCCCTGGCATGATTCGTGGAACTACGAGGGTGAGGTTAATCCAGGGATGCGAATGGCGAACGAAAAAATTCATGAATACTTCATGCAGGTGACTCGGCCATTCTAG
- a CDS encoding XVIPCD domain-containing protein has product MSGLTDKDIRVLSSYAKEGNRELYWNYLAQLPDNDGYGLLALGVVRNDSLPGRVANSFATAVAEQQATLFGNEKNVAFTERRQEAFGQDLIRNDLAERRSWMEAGRPDLALNLPYTSTLKSHDVSFEKNDLNVNCWTPRLLLVSTEHKRGEQAAEKVWQNMLDNSAAGAFRAGKTAVSVHLDMPQPAGHFYFVELSKFEGAALLQRDAVDPNVIGTKFDYHSYDAKDGSWNRTVGVPPLDRTTKETDPAEISALNETREVRLEREVKAKQFHPEDPYREIAKSPRVVSTQEPEPLFTEGRRIAAIEPGSPDYALHQQIRQGVAALDEKHGRPFDATSENLAASLTVRAREQGLEQVDHVVLSNATANQAPGHIIFVVQGDLSDPAHLRAGMPTAVAAQTPVAESLQQLAVVGDQRELARQNEQQALDARTQEQQSHAMRMG; this is encoded by the coding sequence ATGAGCGGACTTACCGATAAGGATATTCGTGTCCTGTCCTCCTACGCGAAGGAGGGAAATCGCGAGCTGTATTGGAACTATCTCGCGCAGCTTCCCGACAATGATGGCTACGGCCTGCTTGCGTTGGGTGTTGTGCGCAACGACAGCCTCCCCGGCCGGGTGGCCAACAGCTTTGCAACCGCCGTTGCCGAACAACAGGCCACGCTGTTCGGCAACGAGAAGAACGTAGCGTTCACCGAGCGCAGGCAAGAAGCCTTTGGCCAGGATCTGATCAGGAACGACCTGGCGGAGCGCAGAAGTTGGATGGAGGCCGGCAGGCCCGATCTGGCACTCAACCTGCCCTACACCAGCACGCTCAAATCCCACGATGTTTCGTTCGAAAAGAACGACCTCAATGTGAACTGCTGGACGCCACGCTTGCTGCTGGTGTCCACGGAGCACAAACGCGGCGAGCAGGCAGCCGAAAAGGTCTGGCAGAACATGCTCGACAACAGCGCTGCCGGCGCATTCCGTGCTGGCAAGACGGCCGTCAGCGTGCACCTGGATATGCCGCAGCCCGCTGGGCATTTCTACTTCGTTGAGCTGAGCAAGTTCGAGGGCGCAGCGCTCCTGCAGCGCGACGCCGTAGATCCGAACGTGATTGGTACCAAGTTCGACTATCACAGCTACGACGCCAAAGACGGCAGCTGGAACCGCACAGTGGGCGTTCCCCCGCTCGATAGAACAACCAAAGAGACCGATCCCGCCGAGATTTCCGCGTTGAACGAGACCCGCGAGGTTCGCCTGGAACGCGAGGTCAAGGCGAAGCAGTTTCATCCTGAAGATCCCTACAGAGAGATCGCCAAGAGCCCGCGCGTGGTGTCTACGCAGGAGCCCGAGCCTCTCTTTACGGAAGGACGCCGAATCGCGGCGATAGAGCCAGGCAGCCCGGACTATGCCCTCCATCAGCAGATTCGCCAGGGCGTCGCTGCACTGGACGAGAAGCACGGCCGCCCCTTCGACGCGACCAGTGAGAACCTCGCCGCCAGCCTGACAGTGAGGGCACGCGAGCAGGGTCTGGAACAGGTGGACCATGTGGTGCTGAGCAACGCCACAGCCAATCAGGCGCCGGGTCACATCATCTTTGTTGTACAAGGCGACCTATCTGACCCTGCGCACCTGCGTGCAGGAATGCCCACTGCCGTGGCTGCACAAACGCCGGTGGCTGAGTCACTGCAGCAACTGGCTGTGGTTGGCGATCAGCGCGAGCTCGCCCGTCAAAATGAGCAGCAGGCGCTGGATGCACGTACGCAGGAACAGCAGAGCCACGCCATGCGCATGGGCTGA
- a CDS encoding HNH endonuclease, protein MELPFEVGALYNRQKQIHGVFGGQQQGGISTPKEHPLVIAFTGEAGVSHGYHDFWDDDEVFHYFGEGQVGDMKYVAGNRAIGEHVRDGKTLVVFQMMGKGRPYRYLGRFMCQSSYVQPGMPDREGQPRSAIVFRLRSLEASLGLAASESDQAEIDAAIDDVGATSTRRETEVRTKQRLFRERLIGVEKGCRLTGIEDLRFLRASHIKPWADSTHSERIDGENGLLLAPHADLLFDRGWISFSKEANLIVAQDLPLNVQNSLKLDLRQGRGYGPFSRRQLEYLEFHRDNIFRRRAHECSIENQFDSRLQI, encoded by the coding sequence ATGGAACTCCCATTCGAGGTGGGCGCGCTCTACAACCGTCAAAAGCAGATCCACGGTGTATTTGGCGGACAACAGCAAGGCGGCATTTCGACACCCAAGGAGCATCCGCTAGTCATCGCGTTCACTGGCGAGGCCGGCGTGTCTCACGGCTACCACGACTTTTGGGACGACGACGAAGTCTTTCATTACTTCGGTGAGGGTCAAGTCGGAGACATGAAGTACGTGGCGGGCAACCGAGCGATTGGTGAGCACGTCAGGGATGGCAAGACGCTTGTAGTGTTTCAGATGATGGGCAAGGGGCGGCCCTACCGATACCTTGGTAGGTTCATGTGTCAGTCCTCCTACGTTCAACCTGGCATGCCAGATCGAGAAGGGCAGCCAAGATCTGCCATCGTGTTCCGCTTGAGATCGCTTGAAGCCTCACTGGGCCTCGCGGCAAGTGAGTCGGACCAAGCTGAGATCGATGCCGCTATTGATGACGTAGGCGCGACCAGTACAAGACGCGAAACCGAAGTGCGTACGAAGCAGCGCCTGTTCCGCGAACGCTTGATCGGCGTTGAAAAGGGCTGCCGACTGACTGGTATTGAGGACCTTAGATTCCTCCGTGCGAGCCATATCAAGCCATGGGCGGACAGCACTCATAGCGAGCGCATTGATGGCGAGAACGGCCTTCTGCTGGCTCCGCATGCCGATCTGCTCTTTGATCGCGGATGGATTAGCTTTTCGAAAGAAGCAAACCTGATTGTCGCCCAGGATCTTCCTTTGAACGTCCAGAATTCCCTCAAGCTTGATCTGAGGCAAGGTCGCGGTTACGGACCCTTTTCACGACGACAGCTGGAGTATCTTGAATTTCATCGAGACAATATCTTCAGAAGACGCGCTCATGAATGCTCCATAGAAAATCAATTCGACTCTCGACTTCAGATCTAG
- the aceE gene encoding pyruvate dehydrogenase (acetyl-transferring), homodimeric type, which yields MNWLNEVLNNDPNPVETQEWIESLKAVIDVEGSERAHQLLEGMVELTRRSGAYLPFSPTTEYVNTIEPQLEAKSPGNAELEWRIRSIIRWNAMATVVRANRKPGDLGGHIASFASGATLYDVGFNHFWRAPSENHPGDLLFIQGHSAPGIYARSFLEGRISEEQLDKFRMEVDGGGLSSYPHPWLMPEYWQTPTVSMGLGPLAAIYQAQFMRYLENRGLIEKSDRKVWCFIGDGESDEPETLGAIALAGREGLDNLIFVVNCNLQRLDGPVRGNGKIIQELEGVFRGGGWNVIKLLWGGYWDALLAKDSDGVLKKLMMETVDGEYQNCKAFGGAYTREHFFGKYPETAAMVAGLSDDDIWRLNRGGHDPHKVYAAYHQAVNTKGMPTVILAKTVKGYGMGSAGEALNPTHQTKKLDDEAVRHFRDRFNIPVTDAQLADGQVPFYHPGPDSPEVQYLQERRAALGGYLPQRRRKADKTFVAPKLEAYERLLKSSGERSYSTTMAFVQSLNITLRDKELGPHIVPIVADEARTFGMEGLFRQIGIYAPFGQKYKPVDADQLMFYREDQSGQVLQQGISEPGAISSWMAAGTSYSVSNVPMLPFYIYYSMFGFQRVGDIAWQAADMRTRGFLLGGTAGRTTLNGEGLQHEDGFSHLVAGGIPNVRSYDPTFGFEVTVILQHGTKAMMEDQIDEYYYVTLMNENYTHPEMPEGAAEGIVKGMYLLTDAGKPKKGELRVQLLGSGTILREAIAAAELLDKDFGVTADIWSCPSFNELRRDGFDVERANRLHPEGEQRKAYVTELLEGRQGPAIAATDYVRAYADQIRAFVPMSYTVLGTDGFGRSDTRANLRRFFEVDRYYIAHAAIAALAKEGKMTAKDVARAIKQYKIDPEKANPVGV from the coding sequence ATGAACTGGTTGAACGAGGTGCTGAACAACGACCCGAATCCTGTGGAAACCCAGGAGTGGATCGAGTCGTTGAAGGCCGTTATTGATGTCGAGGGCTCCGAGCGCGCGCATCAGCTGCTGGAAGGCATGGTGGAACTGACCCGTCGTTCGGGCGCCTACCTGCCGTTCTCTCCCACCACCGAGTACGTCAACACCATCGAGCCGCAGCTCGAGGCCAAGAGCCCGGGCAATGCCGAGCTGGAATGGCGCATCCGTTCGATCATCCGCTGGAACGCGATGGCCACTGTGGTGCGCGCCAACCGCAAGCCGGGTGACCTGGGCGGCCACATCGCCTCGTTCGCCTCCGGCGCCACCCTGTACGACGTGGGCTTCAACCACTTCTGGCGCGCCCCGAGCGAAAACCACCCGGGCGACCTGCTGTTCATCCAGGGCCACAGCGCCCCGGGCATCTACGCGCGTTCCTTCCTGGAAGGCCGCATCAGCGAAGAGCAGCTGGACAAGTTCCGCATGGAAGTGGACGGCGGTGGCCTGTCCTCGTACCCGCACCCGTGGCTGATGCCGGAATACTGGCAGACCCCGACCGTGTCGATGGGCCTGGGCCCGCTGGCCGCCATCTACCAGGCGCAGTTCATGCGCTACCTGGAAAACCGTGGCCTGATCGAGAAGTCCGACCGCAAGGTGTGGTGCTTCATCGGCGACGGCGAGAGCGACGAACCGGAAACCCTGGGTGCCATCGCCCTGGCCGGCCGTGAAGGCCTGGACAACCTGATCTTCGTGGTGAACTGCAACCTGCAGCGCCTGGACGGCCCGGTGCGCGGCAACGGCAAGATCATCCAGGAACTGGAAGGCGTGTTCCGTGGCGGCGGCTGGAACGTGATCAAGCTGCTGTGGGGCGGTTACTGGGATGCCCTGCTGGCCAAGGACAGCGACGGCGTCCTGAAGAAGCTGATGATGGAAACCGTCGACGGCGAATACCAGAACTGCAAGGCATTCGGCGGCGCGTATACCCGCGAGCATTTCTTCGGCAAGTACCCGGAAACCGCTGCGATGGTTGCCGGCCTGAGCGACGACGACATCTGGCGCCTGAACCGTGGTGGCCACGACCCGCACAAGGTGTACGCCGCCTACCACCAGGCCGTGAACACCAAGGGCATGCCGACCGTCATCCTGGCCAAGACCGTGAAGGGTTACGGCATGGGCAGCGCCGGTGAAGCGCTGAACCCGACCCACCAGACCAAGAAGCTGGACGACGAAGCGGTGCGCCACTTCCGCGACCGCTTCAACATTCCGGTGACCGACGCGCAGCTGGCCGACGGCCAGGTGCCGTTCTACCACCCGGGCCCGGATTCGCCGGAAGTGCAGTACCTGCAGGAACGCCGTGCCGCGCTGGGCGGTTACCTGCCGCAGCGCCGCCGCAAGGCCGACAAGACCTTCGTGGCACCGAAGCTGGAAGCGTACGAGCGCCTGCTGAAGAGCAGCGGCGAGCGCAGCTACTCCACCACCATGGCCTTCGTGCAGAGCCTGAACATCACCCTGCGCGACAAGGAACTGGGCCCGCACATCGTGCCGATCGTGGCCGACGAAGCCCGTACCTTCGGTATGGAAGGCCTGTTCCGCCAGATCGGCATCTACGCGCCGTTCGGCCAGAAGTACAAGCCGGTCGATGCTGACCAGCTGATGTTCTACCGCGAAGACCAGAGCGGCCAGGTGCTGCAGCAGGGCATCAGCGAGCCGGGTGCGATCAGCTCGTGGATGGCCGCTGGTACCAGCTACTCGGTCAGCAACGTGCCGATGCTGCCGTTCTACATCTACTACTCGATGTTCGGCTTCCAGCGCGTGGGCGACATCGCCTGGCAGGCAGCGGACATGCGTACCCGCGGCTTCCTGCTGGGTGGCACCGCCGGCCGTACCACGCTGAACGGTGAAGGCCTGCAGCACGAAGATGGCTTCAGCCATCTGGTGGCCGGTGGCATCCCGAACGTGCGCAGCTACGACCCGACCTTCGGCTTCGAAGTGACGGTGATCCTGCAGCACGGCACCAAGGCGATGATGGAAGATCAGATTGACGAGTATTACTACGTCACCCTGATGAACGAGAACTACACCCACCCGGAAATGCCGGAAGGCGCGGCCGAAGGCATCGTCAAGGGCATGTACCTGCTGACCGACGCCGGCAAGCCGAAGAAGGGCGAGCTGCGCGTGCAGCTGCTGGGTTCGGGCACCATCCTGCGCGAAGCCATTGCTGCCGCCGAGCTGCTGGACAAGGACTTCGGCGTGACCGCCGACATCTGGAGCTGCCCGAGCTTCAACGAACTGCGTCGCGATGGTTTCGACGTGGAACGTGCCAACCGCCTGCATCCGGAAGGTGAGCAGCGCAAGGCCTACGTGACCGAGCTGCTGGAAGGCCGCCAGGGCCCGGCGATTGCCGCCACCGACTATGTGCGTGCGTATGCGGACCAGATCCGTGCGTTCGTGCCGATGTCGTACACCGTGCTGGGTACCGATGGTTTCGGCCGTTCGGATACGCGTGCGAACCTGCGTAGGTTCTTCGAGGTTGACCGGTACTACATCGCGCATGCCGCGATTGCGGCGCTGGCGAAGGAAGGGAAGATGACCGCGAAGGACGTGGCCAGGGCGATCAAGCAGTACAAGATTGATCCGGAGAAGGCTAATCCTGTTGGGGTTTGA
- a CDS encoding siderophore-interacting protein has translation MTEHNNTRLRLDVRFRELTVLRSEEVTPHMRRIVLGGAELAGFDSPGADDHIKLFFPNASGEMVLPVVTAEGRSYPAGKEPSPARDYTPRWWDHETGELAIDFVLHDQGIAGPWAEQAKAGDTLVIGGPRGSFVVADSFDAYVLIGDETALPAIARWLDVLPDGAEVQAFIEVSDEAERQDLPQYENVRIHWLERNGFPAASSTLLEDMLTDFEAPDGDAFYWIATESRRARMMRKFIEGHLGVPRDWIRSTGYWKAHPDETDGD, from the coding sequence ATGACCGAACACAACAACACGCGCCTGCGCCTCGATGTGCGCTTCCGTGAACTGACCGTGCTGCGCTCCGAAGAGGTCACCCCGCACATGCGCCGCATCGTGCTGGGTGGCGCCGAGCTGGCCGGTTTCGATTCGCCCGGCGCCGACGACCACATCAAGCTGTTCTTCCCCAATGCCAGCGGTGAGATGGTGCTGCCGGTGGTCACCGCCGAAGGCCGCAGCTATCCGGCCGGCAAGGAGCCGTCGCCGGCCCGCGACTACACCCCGCGCTGGTGGGACCACGAGACCGGCGAGCTGGCCATCGACTTCGTGCTGCACGACCAGGGCATTGCCGGGCCGTGGGCCGAACAGGCCAAGGCCGGCGACACGCTGGTGATCGGCGGCCCGCGCGGCTCGTTCGTGGTGGCCGACAGCTTTGATGCCTATGTGCTGATCGGCGATGAAACCGCGCTGCCGGCCATCGCCCGCTGGCTGGACGTGCTGCCGGACGGTGCCGAGGTGCAGGCCTTCATCGAAGTGAGCGATGAGGCCGAACGCCAGGACCTGCCGCAGTACGAGAACGTGCGTATCCACTGGCTGGAGCGCAATGGCTTCCCGGCGGCCAGCAGCACGCTGCTGGAAGACATGTTGACCGACTTCGAGGCACCGGACGGCGATGCCTTCTACTGGATCGCCACCGAATCGCGCCGCGCACGGATGATGCGCAAGTTCATCGAAGGCCACCTGGGCGTGCCGCGCGACTGGATCCGTTCGACCGGCTACTGGAAGGCCCATCCGGACGAAACCGACGGCGATTGA